One window of the Pseudarthrobacter sp. ATCC 49987 genome contains the following:
- a CDS encoding SRPBCC family protein — MNLSEAKNVDGDGSAGTVVKHSYLMAGVPFPVTTRVVENTPTGSGGKHVRIEFEGPLKGWQTWDYEPESHGTKVSVEIEYNVPGAAIGKFADRVLVERLQERAREHTLENLKLMAESGAD; from the coding sequence GTGAACCTCAGTGAGGCAAAGAACGTGGACGGCGACGGCAGTGCCGGGACCGTCGTCAAGCACAGCTACCTGATGGCCGGCGTGCCGTTCCCGGTCACCACGCGGGTGGTCGAGAACACTCCGACCGGCTCAGGGGGCAAGCACGTGCGCATCGAATTTGAAGGCCCGCTGAAGGGCTGGCAGACCTGGGACTATGAACCCGAAAGCCACGGCACCAAGGTATCCGTGGAGATCGAATACAACGTTCCCGGGGCCGCGATCGGGAAATTCGCCGACCGCGTGCTCGTGGAGCGGCTCCAGGAGAGGGCCCGGGAGCACACCCTTGAGAATCTGAAGCTCATGGCCGAGAGCGGAGCCGACTAG
- the panC gene encoding pantoate--beta-alanine ligase: MAIQLVTTAARLRAESARLLKEKGGSSQGLVPTMGALHEGHAELARTAVAQNDVVVVSIFVNPLQFGEAVDLERYPRTLDADLALLDAVGVDLVFAPEVEEVYPGGEPTVRISAGPMAGKWEGASRPGHFDGALTVVAKLLHYGMPGAAGGAELPMYRAYFGQKDAQQLTLVQRMVADLNFPVEIVPVPIVRSADGLALSSRNRFLSAEEREAALVLSRALRLIEERANAHQPLDLESAQALVESQPLVELDYFDVVDARTLEPLAENCRDIPFRGEGLAIIAAKVGPVRLIDNAPLDS, encoded by the coding sequence TTGGCGATCCAACTCGTGACCACGGCTGCCCGGCTCCGGGCAGAAAGCGCCCGCCTGCTCAAGGAAAAGGGCGGGTCCTCGCAGGGCCTGGTGCCCACCATGGGCGCCCTGCACGAGGGCCACGCCGAGCTGGCGCGCACCGCCGTCGCACAAAACGACGTGGTGGTGGTGAGTATCTTCGTCAACCCGCTCCAATTCGGCGAGGCCGTGGACCTGGAACGGTACCCCCGGACCCTGGACGCGGATCTCGCGCTCCTCGACGCCGTGGGGGTGGACCTGGTCTTCGCTCCGGAGGTCGAGGAGGTGTATCCCGGCGGGGAACCGACGGTGCGGATCAGCGCGGGACCGATGGCCGGGAAGTGGGAGGGCGCCTCCCGCCCCGGGCACTTCGACGGTGCGCTGACCGTGGTGGCCAAGCTGCTGCACTACGGAATGCCCGGGGCAGCCGGTGGCGCGGAGCTACCGATGTACCGGGCGTATTTCGGCCAGAAGGATGCCCAGCAGCTGACCCTGGTCCAGCGCATGGTGGCGGATCTGAACTTCCCGGTGGAGATCGTCCCGGTGCCGATCGTGCGCTCCGCGGACGGGCTGGCGCTGTCCAGCCGCAACCGCTTCCTCTCCGCCGAGGAACGCGAGGCGGCCCTGGTGCTCTCGCGGGCGCTGCGCCTGATCGAGGAACGGGCCAACGCCCACCAGCCGCTGGACCTGGAGTCCGCGCAGGCGCTCGTGGAGTCCCAGCCGCTCGTGGAACTGGACTATTTCGACGTGGTGGATGCCCGCACCCTCGAACCGCTGGCTGAAAACTGCCGGGACATCCCGTTCCGCGGCGAGGGCCTGGCAATCATCGCGGCCAAAGTCGGCCCGGTCCGGCTGATCGACAACGCCCCGCTGGACTCCTGA
- a CDS encoding Rossmann-like and DUF2520 domain-containing protein: MAKPGRLGIGIIGAGKVGAVLGAALRGAEHAIIGVSAVSDASRERAEALLPGVPVLDVQDIVERAELVLLAVPDDALGPLVEGLARLGAWQPGQLVAHTSGRFGVGILHPVRAVGAIPLALHPAMTFTGMSLDLTRLLDCTFGVTADAAMLPIAQALVVEMGAEPVAIAEADRTLYHAALAHGSNHLVTLVAQASQLLREIGVEAPERMLGPLLRATLENALASGESALTGPVARGDVGTVAAHAESLREHDGGSGGDILEAYLAMARATARRAGRRGLLKPEQLDGVTQALEGPDGDGPNPTEGP; encoded by the coding sequence ATGGCTAAACCAGGACGACTCGGCATCGGAATCATCGGCGCCGGCAAGGTCGGCGCCGTCCTGGGGGCGGCACTGCGCGGCGCGGAGCATGCGATCATCGGGGTCTCCGCGGTCTCGGACGCCAGCCGCGAACGTGCGGAAGCCCTGCTTCCCGGTGTCCCGGTGCTGGACGTGCAGGACATCGTCGAGCGCGCCGAACTGGTGCTCCTGGCCGTCCCGGATGACGCGCTCGGCCCGCTCGTGGAAGGCCTGGCGAGGCTCGGCGCCTGGCAGCCCGGCCAGCTCGTGGCACACACCTCCGGCCGTTTCGGCGTCGGGATCCTGCATCCTGTCCGCGCCGTTGGCGCCATTCCGCTGGCACTGCACCCGGCCATGACCTTCACCGGGATGAGCCTGGACCTGACCCGGCTGCTGGACTGCACTTTCGGGGTCACGGCCGACGCCGCCATGCTGCCCATTGCGCAGGCCCTGGTGGTGGAGATGGGGGCGGAGCCCGTTGCCATCGCCGAGGCCGACCGCACGCTCTACCACGCGGCCCTCGCCCACGGCTCAAACCACCTCGTCACCCTCGTGGCGCAGGCCTCGCAGCTGCTCCGGGAGATCGGCGTCGAGGCCCCCGAACGTATGCTGGGACCGCTGCTGCGCGCCACCCTGGAGAACGCGCTCGCCTCGGGCGAATCTGCCCTGACCGGGCCGGTGGCCCGCGGCGATGTGGGCACCGTGGCAGCGCACGCCGAGTCGCTGCGGGAGCACGACGGCGGCTCTGGCGGCGATATTCTGGAGGCGTACCTGGCCATGGCCCGGGCGACCGCCCGCCGGGCAGGACGCCGGGGACTGCTGAAGCCGGAGCAACTCGACGGTGTCACCCAGGCGCTCGAGGGCCCGGACGGCGACGGCCCGAACCCTACGGAAGGCCCATAA
- a CDS encoding PH domain-containing protein: protein MPGLAPEASAGADPGMSDGAWLRVHPASPFVRGWVALAAIGFFFFRDTFERMLRGGPLVDEQLAGRAPWLLLGGGVVLLLTVLGYILSWYFTRYQVAEGYVRLNTGFLFKQQRQARLDRVQAIDIVQPLLARIFGLAELKFEVADAGESAVRLSYLRMDEARQLRATILARASGAVPDPADPGAAAEEAPEHAVLTVPSGRLIGSLILSEQSVVVVAGGVASVVLSAITENRSFYLFLIPAALGMVAAYWNSINRGYNFTAAISPDGIRLRYGLLDTQAQTLPPGRIQALRVSQPPLWRLFGWYRIQVNVAGYGAAGNNGEGSARTTLLPVGTFAEVLTMLSLVLPDPGTPDPVRVFTAGVNGLAGPGGPAVGPAGPAVPVRDDGGFVTTPRRARLLAPLGWRRNGFTATDTALLVRSGRWWRHLVVVPHQRTQSMALEQGPLARRFRVVDLVLHTTAGPVSPRLTQAGLDEGRGLLDAQAARARAARKRQTSEHWLDQVRPLVVGPAHTEEPSHTEDPNRQEDRQHG from the coding sequence ATGCCCGGCCTCGCCCCGGAGGCGTCCGCCGGCGCCGATCCGGGAATGTCCGACGGCGCGTGGCTGCGCGTGCACCCTGCCTCGCCGTTCGTGCGGGGCTGGGTGGCGCTGGCCGCCATCGGATTCTTCTTCTTCCGGGACACCTTCGAACGGATGCTCCGCGGCGGTCCCCTCGTCGACGAGCAGCTCGCCGGCCGGGCCCCGTGGCTGTTGCTGGGCGGCGGCGTGGTGCTGCTGCTCACCGTGCTCGGCTACATCCTCAGCTGGTACTTCACGCGGTACCAGGTGGCGGAAGGCTATGTCCGGCTCAACACCGGATTCCTCTTCAAGCAGCAGCGCCAGGCCCGGCTGGACAGGGTCCAGGCGATCGACATCGTGCAGCCGCTGCTCGCCCGGATCTTCGGGCTGGCCGAGCTCAAGTTCGAGGTGGCCGACGCCGGCGAGTCCGCGGTGCGGCTCTCCTATCTCCGCATGGACGAAGCGCGGCAGCTGCGGGCCACCATCCTGGCCCGGGCCTCCGGCGCTGTCCCGGACCCCGCGGACCCCGGGGCCGCTGCCGAGGAGGCGCCCGAACACGCCGTGCTCACCGTCCCGTCGGGGCGCCTGATCGGATCCCTGATCCTGAGCGAACAAAGCGTGGTTGTCGTCGCCGGCGGTGTGGCGTCTGTCGTACTGTCCGCCATCACCGAGAACCGCAGCTTCTACCTCTTCCTGATCCCGGCCGCGCTGGGCATGGTGGCCGCGTACTGGAACTCCATCAACAGGGGCTACAACTTCACCGCCGCCATTTCCCCGGACGGCATCCGGCTGCGCTACGGACTGCTGGACACCCAGGCGCAGACCCTGCCGCCCGGCCGGATCCAGGCGCTGCGGGTCAGCCAGCCGCCGCTCTGGCGGCTCTTTGGCTGGTACCGGATCCAGGTCAACGTGGCAGGCTACGGCGCCGCGGGAAACAACGGCGAGGGCTCAGCCCGGACGACGCTGCTGCCGGTAGGGACCTTCGCCGAGGTGTTGACCATGCTCTCCCTGGTCCTGCCTGACCCGGGGACCCCGGACCCCGTGCGGGTCTTCACCGCCGGCGTCAACGGCCTGGCCGGCCCCGGGGGTCCGGCTGTGGGCCCGGCAGGTCCGGCGGTTCCTGTGCGGGACGACGGCGGCTTCGTCACCACCCCGCGGCGGGCCCGGCTGCTGGCACCCCTGGGCTGGCGGCGGAACGGGTTCACCGCAACTGACACGGCCCTGCTGGTCCGCTCGGGCCGCTGGTGGCGGCACCTCGTGGTGGTCCCGCATCAGCGCACCCAGTCGATGGCGCTGGAGCAGGGCCCCCTGGCCCGTCGCTTCCGGGTAGTTGACCTGGTGCTGCACACCACGGCCGGACCGGTGTCACCCCGGCTGACCCAGGCCGGCCTGGACGAGGGGCGTGGACTCCTGGACGCCCAGGCGGCCCGCGCCCGGGCCGCGCGCAAACGCCAGACCAGCGAGCACTGGCTGGACCAGGTCCGGCCGCTCGTGGTTGGGCCCGCCCACACCGAAGAACCGTCCCACACCGAAGATCCCAACAGGCAGGAAGACCGGCAGCATGGCTAA
- a CDS encoding PH domain-containing protein: protein MHTEAIDPPGITWLRVSPKYVTVRLASWALANLLVVALLCLPLLLVVTGWWQSFPLWLAVALPAVMLVLALWRLLLIPRQVRAIGYAEREDDLLIRRGIFFQRTLVVPYGRMQYVDIGAGPVERTLGLCTLKLHTASAGTNAEIPGLPAGEGARLREQLSARGEARLAGL from the coding sequence CATCACCTGGCTGCGCGTCTCACCGAAATACGTCACGGTGCGGCTCGCCAGCTGGGCGCTGGCAAACCTCCTCGTCGTCGCGCTCCTGTGCCTTCCCCTGCTCCTCGTCGTCACCGGCTGGTGGCAGTCCTTCCCGCTCTGGCTGGCCGTCGCCCTCCCCGCCGTGATGCTGGTCCTGGCCCTGTGGCGGCTCCTGCTCATTCCCCGCCAGGTGCGGGCCATCGGTTACGCCGAGCGTGAAGATGACCTGCTCATCCGCCGCGGCATCTTCTTCCAGCGCACCCTCGTTGTCCCCTACGGCCGCATGCAATACGTGGACATCGGCGCCGGGCCGGTGGAACGCACCCTGGGGCTCTGCACGCTGAAACTGCACACCGCCTCCGCCGGCACCAACGCGGAGATCCCGGGCCTGCCCGCCGGGGAGGGCGCCCGGCTCCGCGAGCAGCTCTCCGCGCGCGGTGAAGCCCGGCTGGCCGGACTGTGA